The DNA segment GCAGTAAGTGTCTCTGTTCCCTCAGGAAGACCCCGACCGTGGTGTTCTGGCAGTGGGTGAATCAGTCCTTCAATGCTGTTGTTAATTACTCCAATCGCAGTGGCGACGCTCCCATCACTGTGGGGTGAGAGCTCATCCCCTCACCGGgactcccccgcccccactctctccctgccctggcctcccCAGGCCTACCATTGCTCCCTCTTGTCTGCTCCTGTTCCTCAGTGCTCCTGCAGCCAGTGACTCAACTCCCTCCCCTCAgtccgcccctctccccactctcctgGCCTGAGGGCTTGGGGTCCTCTTGCCTGTGCTAAGGGAGGCCCTGTCCGAGGGACTGGAGCTTCCAGGCAAGTCTATGCTGTAGCAGGGGAGGAATTTCTCTGCCCGTCACGCCTCACGTATTGAGGATTTTGACGTGTCCCTGAAGGAAAGAACCACACGCTGGACTGTTCACCTCCAGCCTTGTGTCCTGCCTCTTCCACCCACAGGCAGCTGGGAACAGCTTATGTGAGTGCCACCACTGGGGCCGTGGCCACAGCCCTGGGACTCAAATCCCTCACCAAGGTAAATGCCCCCCCCCATTGTACTGCCCCCTCACTTACCCTTtacctgtctccctcttccccatcacTCGTCCACACCAACCTACAGGCTCCCCACATCCCTCCCCAGAGTTCTTCACCACTCCATGGCCCTTAGGGCCACTAAACGATATATTTCCTCCCCCCAGCACCTGCCCCCCCTGGTGGGCAGATTTGTCCCCTTTGCAGCTGTGGCAGCTGCCAACTGCATCAACATCCCCCTGATGAGGCAGAGGTGAGTGGCTCCAGCTCCTGGCATGCAGGCCCAGCGTGCAGGCAGGCACACCATCCCGCCATGCCGACTGGCCCAGGTGGGGACCgtcctctccctctccaaacAGAAGCTTCTGGGCACAGTCTCAGTCTGACTCTGGGATCCTGGAATGATATCTGAATCTGTGATATCTGACGGGACCCCAGGGAATAGCTGCCCGTGAGGGCAGTGCAGGTAGGATGCGGGCCTGTGAtctgacccccacccccttcccttttCAGGGAACTGCAGGTGGGCATCCCAGTGACTGATGAGGAAGGTCAGAGACTTGGCCACTCAGTGGCCGCTGCCAAGCAGGGAATCTTCCAGGTGGTGATATCGAGAATCTGCATGGCCATTCCTGCCATGGgtgaggcaggggtgcctgggtggggcaCGGGAGGCTCTAAGAGAACAGGGTGCATTCTCCAGGGGTTTTGAGCACTCCCGGGGGAGTGGGAAGAGTTGTGAAGGGGATCCACCCCTCCTCAGGATTCTGACTTTCATTCCACTAACTCTTACCTCCTCTtctgccctgctctccctgcAGCCATTCCCCCCGTGATCATGGACACTCTGGAGAAGAAAGACTTCCTAAAGGTAGGCCACGCCCACCTTTCCCACCCTGGAAGAGGTGACGGCTGGGAGCAGAAGTGACCAGTCCCCAACCCTCTTTCCAGCTTGGCCCAGGAGTCTGAGACTTGCTCCCTGTTGGCCCCACCCCTGGGCTGCCCCCTCCAccttcattcatgcattcagcaGGAAGGAAGTGGGCTGGGGTGAAGGAACACtgagggagcaggaggagaagataaggaaaggaaggaaatggtttCTGTCCTGAAGAGAGCTGGTATCACTCCAGAGGCCTCTTGACACACATGGGGATGGACCACCACCATCACACTGGCCACTATATTCATGCTGTCACCTACCGACAACAATGAGACACACAGGCTCACACATGCACGAACAGAACAGAGAAGGCACAGGACTACAAGCTCATTTATTGAATCATTTATTCACCAATATATCTTGAGCACCAGCTGTGCCCACTGGAGGAACCGAACGCTGGTCCCTGTGGCTGGAGGGAATGGAGAAGGGCGTGCAGAACAGGAAAGGGACAGATTCATGCATGCTACTGGGACGGGAGCAGAGCGGAGTGTTAGAGGAGGCTTCCTGAAGAAAGCAGCTCCTGGAGGAAGTGCGGAACCAATCCTgtgaggggagagtgggtgaagGGACACTAGGGAGGGTGTCGCAAGTAGGCGTGGCTGGACTGGAGGCTGGTGATTTGGAAATTCCAAGCCTGTTATGGtcttgggagaaagaaaagactcaAAGGCAGGGTTGGTGGGATAGAGCTGTGGTAGGGGAAATGCGGTGGGGGCTAGGGGAGGAGGGGACACAAGCCATCCCATTGCCTCTGTCTCCCTACAGCGTCGCCCCTGGCTGGGAGCGCCCCTGCAGGTGGGACTGGTGGGCTTCTGGTAAGTGTGTGGGGACTTAGCTAGGGTGTGTGGGAGTGCCCTTTCCCTGGTGGATGTGGGTGGGTATTTGCGGATTTTAAGATGTTTATGtacatcattcattcatccattcagctgGTAGGGCTCTTAGACACTTGTAGGGCATGTTGTGTGTGTTAGCAGGTGATCACCATCCTTGAAGGTCAACAGTCTAGTTGAAGACATTCTAGTCTTTGTGTACAAGAGGAAAGCGTGGAAATATACCTTTTGGTATCATCCAGGAGTTTCATGCACGTTTAATTTCTGATTCAGGCACTCACTGGCTGTGGAGCTCTGGGTCATTGCCCTGGAGGCTCTTTCCTTAGCCAGAACCTGATGTCAGCGTTGGCCTTAATCAATCTCTACCCCTCGAGGCTGTCTccagggatggggtgggatgcAGGGAGGCAACAACCATAGGTCAAAACTTCACAAACCTTCCCAACACTCTTCTCCCCCCAGCCTGGTATTTGCCACCCCCTTGTGCTGTGCACTCTTCCCCCAGAGAAGGTAAGTGCTGCCCCCGGGCTTGGTTGGGGGCTCTGAATAGGTCTCCACATCTCTGGAACCCACTGACCTTAGGGTCCTTTAGTGTGTTCCAGGAGGAGGCTTGGCAGGCACTAGACTTATTCTGGGGGTGGGGACTTGATGGTGAGCTGGGCCTTCTGGCAGTTGAAGGAGACTGTCCAgcctgggaggaggagaggtggTGAGCCCTTAGGCTGATGCAGGTTGGGTTGAGGGGATCCTCAGCCTGCCTGTGCTGTTCTGTTGCAGCTCCTTACATGTGAGCAGGCTGGAGCCAGAGCTGAGAGCTCGGGTCCGTGAGCAAAACCCCAGCATCGAAGTGGTTTACTACAACAAGGGGCTTTGAGGGAGGGTCAGCCCCTGgacccctccctcacctccttggGCTGCTGCTTTAGTGGAGCCTTGCTGTCCCTGCCATTTGCCCCTCTTCCTGGTactggggcggaggggggggctTGGTGGGGAAGCAGCCATTGAGACCAGCAATCCATAGGCTGAGAGGTGCCCCCGTTAagcctttttctctcctctctggttTCAAAGAGCAGGGCCACATAATCCCTTTCTCCTGTGCTCCTATGtttatgtatgtacacacatgatacgtgtgtatgtgtgtgtgtacatgctgTCCTAGAAACTAGGAACGGACGTGCTGTCCTAGGATGTCCTGATAATCTGGCTTCTCCTCTCGGCCTCTTGCCACCTGTCAGCCAGCCAGGCTACAGGACTTCCCTGCCTAAACAGTTCCACTGGCCAAGTCATTTCTGACAGCACCTCGAGGGCCCCTTCTGGACACAGGAGTAGCCAGGATCTCAGAACAGAGACTGAGGGATACTAGCAGGCCAAACGGGCCCGACTCCTTCCGACTTTTGCTTCCTGGCTCCCAGGAACTGGGCTGGCAGAGAAAGACCTATCAGGGTAAGGGAGACGGGGAGTTTGTGCACCCCCCACATCCTGAAAGAGctcatttcctctcctctcctctcctctgtcaGAACAAAGGGGTGGTATCCTGTACAACTCTTG comes from the Panthera uncia isolate 11264 chromosome D2, Puncia_PCG_1.0, whole genome shotgun sequence genome and includes:
- the SFXN3 gene encoding sideroflexin-3, with the protein product MGELPLDINIQEPRWDQSTFLGRARHFFTVTDPRNLLLSGAQLEASRNIVQNYRAGVVTPGLTEDQLWRAKYVYDSAFHPDTGEKVVLIGRMSAQVPMNMTITGCMLTFYRQTPTVVFWQWVNQSFNAVVNYSNRSGDAPITVGQLGTAYVSATTGAVATALGLKSLTKHLPPLVGRFVPFAAVAAANCINIPLMRQRELQVGIPVTDEEGQRLGHSVAAAKQGIFQVVISRICMAIPAMAIPPVIMDTLEKKDFLKRRPWLGAPLQVGLVGFCLVFATPLCCALFPQRSSLHVSRLEPELRARVREQNPSIEVVYYNKGL